Proteins encoded together in one Aureibacillus halotolerans window:
- a CDS encoding antibiotic biosynthesis monooxygenase family protein, whose protein sequence is MILEAVMLQVKPGEEAAYEKAFREASQYISAIEGYVSHTLQRCIEVDGKYLLLVQWRSLEDHTVGFRQSEEYLEWKKLLHPFYDPFPTVEHFQEVSLEA, encoded by the coding sequence ATGATTTTAGAAGCGGTCATGCTGCAAGTGAAACCAGGAGAAGAGGCTGCCTATGAAAAAGCGTTTCGGGAGGCTTCGCAATACATATCAGCCATTGAGGGATACGTATCTCATACATTGCAACGTTGCATAGAAGTTGACGGGAAGTACTTGCTATTGGTCCAATGGCGCTCCTTAGAAGACCATACGGTAGGGTTTCGGCAATCTGAAGAATATTTGGAGTGGAAGAAACTGCTGCACCCATTTTATGACCCATTTCCGACGGTGGAGCATTTTCAAGAGGTTTCGCTAGAAGCGTAA
- a CDS encoding NUDIX hydrolase: MKTEQLAVFNEAMERIGVASREEVHRKGHWHETFHCWIAYREGETIRLLFQMRSPNVKDFKGLLDITAAGHLLAEETVLDGVREVEEELGLPITMEDIVQVATIPCTIEEGTFIDREFVHVFLYGKKVPFEAFHVQVEEVAGLYEADLDHFVSLWNGERGSIHVTGFAVGNGKQRQTTIEVTKGAFVPHPDHYVQTLIDALKKTL, encoded by the coding sequence ATGAAAACAGAACAACTTGCCGTATTTAATGAAGCAATGGAGAGAATAGGAGTGGCTTCACGTGAAGAGGTTCACCGAAAAGGGCACTGGCATGAGACGTTTCATTGCTGGATCGCCTATCGTGAAGGAGAGACCATCCGTCTGCTTTTTCAAATGCGGAGCCCGAACGTAAAGGATTTTAAAGGCTTGCTTGACATCACAGCGGCAGGGCATTTGCTCGCTGAAGAGACTGTACTGGACGGTGTTCGAGAGGTGGAGGAGGAACTTGGACTTCCTATAACGATGGAGGATATCGTGCAGGTGGCGACCATCCCGTGCACAATTGAGGAAGGGACGTTTATTGATCGCGAATTTGTCCATGTGTTTCTGTATGGAAAAAAAGTCCCCTTTGAAGCGTTTCACGTGCAAGTGGAGGAAGTGGCAGGGCTATACGAAGCAGACCTTGATCACTTCGTGTCGCTTTGGAACGGAGAGAGGGGTTCCATTCATGTTACCGGATTTGCGGTGGGAAATGGGAAGCAGCGACAAACAACGATTGAAGTAACTAAGGGTGCATTCGTGCCCCATCCCGATCATTATGTGCAGACGTTAATTGATGCTTTAAAGAAGACTTTGTAG
- a CDS encoding sugar phosphate isomerase/epimerase family protein codes for MKIGLCSITFRQLDIRSIVKLAVEATLDGIEWGGDKHVPPGELNTARQTALTTQKAGLEVSSYGSYYRTGSLTHEHEFDAILATAVALQAPSIRVWAGEKGSVDATAEDRKRVVSDAQRIATLAQVEGIAVHFEYHGGTLTDTKESAQGLMVAVDHPNVGLYWQPAVGLPVEQRVQSIRLLLPYLTHVHVFQWHGTDRLPLSAGEEDWATYLHALNNKQRYAMLEFVKNDDPAQFIEDAKVLRGLLS; via the coding sequence ATGAAAATTGGACTTTGCTCAATCACCTTTCGACAACTGGATATACGATCGATCGTAAAACTTGCGGTTGAAGCAACGCTGGACGGCATTGAGTGGGGTGGGGATAAACACGTCCCTCCAGGAGAGCTAAACACCGCGAGACAAACGGCTTTAACAACACAAAAGGCTGGCTTAGAGGTCTCCTCCTACGGGTCATATTATCGTACAGGCTCTCTGACACATGAGCATGAATTCGACGCCATTTTGGCTACCGCAGTGGCACTGCAAGCGCCGTCTATTCGCGTTTGGGCAGGAGAAAAAGGATCTGTCGATGCCACAGCGGAAGATCGCAAACGGGTTGTCAGTGACGCTCAACGAATTGCCACACTCGCACAAGTTGAGGGAATAGCTGTCCACTTTGAATACCACGGGGGCACCTTAACCGATACGAAAGAAAGCGCTCAGGGCCTTATGGTTGCCGTCGATCATCCAAATGTCGGGTTGTATTGGCAGCCAGCTGTTGGCCTACCTGTCGAACAACGTGTACAGAGTATACGATTGCTCCTGCCCTACTTGACACACGTCCATGTGTTCCAATGGCATGGCACAGACCGCTTGCCCCTTTCTGCTGGAGAAGAGGATTGGGCGACATATCTTCACGCTCTGAATAATAAACAGCGGTACGCCATGCTCGAATTTGTCAAAAACGATGACCCCGCACAATTTATAGAGGATGCCAAAGTGCTACGCGGTTTGTTGAGCTAA
- a CDS encoding DUF4309 domain-containing protein, producing the protein MLNHHDKRLRQLTASIVTGSLLLGTAACSSNASATDASTHRSETQIEAHQTAPTQNEDSSNNLLDEKKVRQTLDDIVQKSKHRTLPGLPDKLIIEESKRDTVHEMLGAPYKEASVNHGYDLYSATMGHSGYAIHYSPEGVVDEIRFLGRNVERQQGIGGVTSAMVQESLGAPTTANVLSTTDQMAWTYSFDQTEVQFVFEAEEKTFSDETTLDHVNVLPADHTRAHAEAAKTLDSLIAAAKNGTAPGLPQPLTVGETTKDNVYNSLGKPVQSEHGYDSYSATMGHSGYALHYSEEDILQEIRFVGRNVERDQGIGGITASMIQAKLGQPTKTYTISSTGEQVLTYKLSSYTVKFVMDSAYPEDKNAPVSHVNVLAAQ; encoded by the coding sequence ATGCTCAATCACCATGACAAACGACTGCGACAGCTGACCGCATCCATTGTTACGGGTTCATTGCTATTAGGAACAGCGGCCTGTTCCTCCAATGCATCAGCGACAGACGCATCAACGCATAGAAGTGAAACTCAAATAGAAGCACATCAAACAGCACCGACCCAAAATGAAGATTCATCCAACAATCTACTGGATGAGAAAAAGGTCCGTCAAACGCTTGATGACATCGTTCAGAAATCAAAGCATCGGACACTTCCAGGGCTCCCAGACAAGCTAATAATTGAAGAAAGCAAGCGGGACACCGTCCATGAAATGCTCGGAGCGCCTTATAAAGAAGCTTCAGTCAATCATGGCTACGATCTGTATTCGGCTACGATGGGACATAGCGGGTATGCGATCCATTACTCGCCAGAAGGCGTGGTTGACGAGATTCGCTTTTTAGGTCGCAATGTGGAACGTCAGCAAGGGATCGGCGGCGTCACTTCAGCGATGGTCCAGGAATCGCTTGGTGCCCCAACAACAGCAAACGTTCTTTCGACAACCGATCAAATGGCGTGGACGTATTCATTTGACCAAACTGAGGTGCAGTTCGTGTTTGAAGCAGAGGAGAAAACATTCTCTGATGAAACCACGCTAGATCATGTCAATGTACTGCCCGCAGACCATACGCGAGCTCACGCAGAAGCAGCAAAAACACTTGATTCCCTCATCGCTGCGGCGAAGAATGGGACCGCTCCAGGGCTTCCACAGCCCCTTACTGTTGGAGAAACGACAAAGGATAACGTGTATAACAGCCTAGGAAAGCCCGTTCAATCTGAGCATGGTTATGATTCGTATTCGGCAACGATGGGACATAGCGGCTATGCCCTCCACTATTCAGAGGAAGACATTCTTCAAGAGATTCGCTTTGTTGGCCGCAACGTCGAACGTGATCAGGGGATAGGCGGCATTACTGCCAGCATGATTCAAGCAAAGTTAGGTCAGCCGACAAAAACATACACCATTTCGTCCACAGGCGAACAAGTGCTAACATACAAGCTGTCCTCGTATACCGTCAAATTCGTTATGGACAGTGCGTATCCTGAAGACAAGAATGCACCAGTGAGTCACGTGAATGTATTGGCAGCTCAATAA
- a CDS encoding beta-galactosidase, with product MIYIGVDYYPEQWERSQWESDVKLMKASGVNVVRLAEFAWSRLEPKEGAYCFGWLDDAIDLFASYGIDVVLGIPTMTPPNWLVEAYPDVLPQLDNHLGQPGVRGHRCYNSPSYQKKTRQITRQLAAHYNDHPAVIGWQTDNEFALLMCGCEHCTEAFHMWLKRTYGSLEMVNKQWGTVVWSGEYSSWSQIRLPKNHHTYFNPSFLLDYRRFQSESVTAYQHIQIEEIRKLCPTHFITHNTWADGTPLHHYELFKELDFASIDYYPNTSPEKVKTNPYSGALLLDRTRGMKQAPFWVMEQLSGPPGSWQNIWRAPYPGFIRAAAWQSISRGADGVVFFRWRTAAVGSEQYWHGLLDHHGVPGRRLEEFSKFSKEVGELSSLLEGTTVNNNVAILWDFDSHTSFKLQKQTEGLDFEEHVKELHRSLLRLGLGVDLIDPKVDISSYRLIIVPMLYVLTDETAAKLEAFVEKGGILVVTPRTGVKLANNQMRQDHLPGPLARCLGVRVTEYDSLGLEPHSIQHSSGIRYSAHYWSDLLELQGAEASCVHADQFYKGTPAVTKHAFGKGAAYYLGTFPEEAYYDALFADLSEEAGLSPMTSLPEGVQVSVRERDGVRLVFLLNMSRQTQTVPIEGSFVSQLSGESVQQKKQLEPYAIDVLTPAL from the coding sequence ATGATCTATATTGGCGTCGATTATTATCCAGAGCAATGGGAACGTTCACAATGGGAATCCGATGTAAAATTAATGAAGGCGAGTGGAGTGAATGTCGTCCGGTTGGCGGAGTTTGCATGGAGCCGTTTAGAGCCGAAGGAAGGGGCGTACTGCTTTGGTTGGCTTGATGATGCCATTGACTTATTTGCGAGCTATGGCATTGACGTCGTGCTCGGTATTCCGACGATGACACCACCAAATTGGCTCGTCGAAGCATATCCTGATGTGTTGCCACAACTCGACAATCATTTAGGACAACCAGGCGTTCGTGGGCATCGCTGCTACAACAGTCCTTCCTATCAAAAGAAAACGAGACAAATCACGCGACAGCTGGCAGCGCATTACAACGATCATCCAGCGGTGATAGGATGGCAAACGGACAACGAATTCGCCTTGCTCATGTGTGGTTGTGAGCACTGCACCGAGGCGTTTCATATGTGGTTGAAACGAACGTACGGTTCTCTTGAGATGGTTAACAAGCAATGGGGAACAGTCGTATGGAGTGGTGAGTACAGCTCATGGTCGCAAATTCGACTTCCAAAAAACCATCATACCTACTTCAATCCCTCTTTCCTTTTGGACTACCGTCGATTTCAAAGCGAGTCCGTCACCGCGTATCAGCACATTCAGATAGAGGAAATCCGCAAGTTGTGTCCAACTCATTTTATTACACACAACACGTGGGCAGATGGGACACCTCTCCACCATTATGAGCTGTTCAAGGAGCTTGATTTTGCCTCCATCGACTATTACCCAAATACAAGTCCAGAGAAGGTGAAAACAAACCCTTACAGTGGCGCCCTATTGCTTGACCGCACAAGAGGCATGAAGCAAGCGCCTTTTTGGGTTATGGAGCAGCTTTCTGGACCACCAGGAAGTTGGCAAAACATTTGGCGTGCGCCGTATCCTGGGTTTATCCGTGCAGCCGCGTGGCAATCCATTTCAAGAGGAGCAGATGGGGTCGTCTTCTTTCGCTGGCGCACAGCCGCCGTCGGCAGTGAGCAATACTGGCACGGACTACTCGACCATCATGGGGTTCCTGGGCGCCGATTAGAAGAATTTTCGAAGTTCTCCAAAGAAGTAGGAGAGCTGTCTTCATTGCTTGAGGGAACGACAGTGAACAATAATGTGGCAATCCTCTGGGACTTTGACAGTCATACGTCGTTCAAACTGCAGAAACAAACTGAGGGGCTTGATTTTGAGGAGCATGTAAAGGAGCTTCATCGTTCGCTGTTGCGTTTAGGTCTTGGCGTTGACCTCATTGATCCGAAGGTCGACATATCATCCTATCGCCTCATTATCGTTCCGATGCTGTATGTCCTCACCGATGAAACCGCAGCAAAGCTGGAAGCCTTTGTGGAGAAGGGAGGAATTCTTGTTGTTACGCCTCGAACAGGTGTGAAATTAGCGAACAATCAGATGCGTCAGGACCATCTGCCAGGACCGCTAGCAAGGTGTTTAGGGGTTCGAGTAACAGAATACGATTCTCTGGGACTGGAGCCGCATTCGATTCAACATTCAAGCGGCATACGCTATTCGGCTCATTATTGGAGTGATCTGTTGGAGCTTCAGGGGGCCGAGGCGTCTTGTGTCCACGCAGACCAATTTTACAAGGGGACTCCTGCCGTCACGAAGCACGCCTTTGGCAAAGGCGCGGCGTATTATCTCGGTACATTTCCAGAAGAGGCATACTATGATGCGCTGTTTGCAGACTTAAGTGAAGAAGCAGGACTGTCACCAATGACATCATTGCCGGAAGGGGTACAAGTATCTGTCAGGGAAAGGGATGGCGTGCGACTTGTTTTTCTGCTAAACATGAGTCGTCAGACACAAACGGTCCCAATTGAAGGGTCCTTCGTCTCTCAACTATCTGGGGAATCTGTGCAGCAAAAAAAGCAGCTCGAGCCTTATGCCATCGACGTTCTAACGCCTGCATTATAA
- a CDS encoding pentapeptide repeat-containing protein: MSTQKMIKKPRLPRSFHPVTFELAYGEWVLENAHQDGGHILEADAKKRRIERCSFSKVSFAENRWAGVDVQDVVFDQCDLSNLQLHEAVMHSVHFINCKMTGIDLSGATLRHVTFEGCVAPLSSFGFINTKDVRFQRCDLTQTEFFESTFVRTSIGECLLDEANFSQVDLGAMNLSNSSFERLTVTLDKLVGCTVSSEQAIGFAKMIGLRLSDENNETN, from the coding sequence ATGAGCACTCAAAAAATGATTAAAAAACCTCGACTCCCCCGATCTTTTCATCCAGTGACTTTCGAGCTGGCCTATGGGGAATGGGTTCTCGAAAATGCTCATCAGGATGGCGGACACATTCTTGAAGCCGATGCAAAAAAACGACGGATTGAGCGCTGTTCCTTTTCAAAAGTTTCCTTCGCTGAAAATCGTTGGGCAGGAGTGGATGTGCAGGACGTTGTCTTTGACCAATGCGATTTATCCAATCTCCAGCTCCATGAAGCAGTAATGCACTCTGTTCATTTCATCAACTGCAAAATGACAGGAATTGATTTGTCCGGTGCCACCCTCCGTCACGTTACTTTTGAGGGCTGCGTTGCCCCTCTATCTTCTTTTGGCTTTATCAACACAAAGGATGTGCGTTTCCAGCGATGTGATCTCACGCAAACAGAGTTTTTCGAATCGACTTTTGTGCGTACGAGCATCGGTGAATGTTTGCTAGATGAAGCCAACTTTAGTCAGGTAGATCTTGGCGCAATGAATTTGAGCAATTCTTCCTTTGAACGCCTTACGGTCACACTCGATAAACTCGTTGGTTGCACGGTTTCTTCTGAACAAGCGATTGGGTTTGCAAAAATGATCGGACTGCGTCTTTCTGACGAAAACAACGAAACAAATTGA
- a CDS encoding family 43 glycosylhydrolase gives MANKKFHILLFCLATMLMFPQKSSAEQPAPANPKSNAVTDFYNVIFQNGGDPWVYKHTDGYYYYTHTTGGNVTVWRSKTITGIDASDKAVAWTPPKNTMYSSNIWAPEIHYLDGKWYIYFAADDGNNANHRMYVLENASSNPLTGTWEFKGQITDPSDRWAIDGTVLEINDERYFVWSGWEETDGSFQNIYIARMSNPWTISSERVLISTPTHDWETSPARINEGPQFTIRGNMINLVYSANGSWTDSYCLGLITADLGADLLDPNSWVKKDEPIFSSANGIYGPGHHSFTTSPDGSEDWILYHAARWQGSGWTRSIRTQEFTWNADGTPNLGMPVDQNTPIALPSGELKRKRYEAEHALLVKDPESGTGPSVRWESSASSEMKVANINNDNDYAQFKINVPTAGSYSLFVRTANGSAGGGTANHILSVNGGPGSKLNVVFSGWNHWGVSTATVFLEKGDNTVRFTKGDKYAEIDSMDVVGPVEGLEFRAPVYTLGLNETLSLLPLMETVKSAADGVSVRPISEGVSFSVSPGNKVVEVTDTETGTIKAIGLGSTVITATYGDYIATTTVTVDAEPASVQSIAISGLDNVIVSGEQEQQLQLSALYSNYEVHDVTDDATYSSSNTDVATVTPTGQVHAVQPGETVINATYGGKEVEFSLVVAEDPDASSIQVFPLSRETPSGVTPVLPNKVPVVHKGEEKGVAEVNWKLQGLDFNSLGTVQATGILEDSGIPLTASVRVAPGWGLDEIVNNARSRIDDFSIPIGKGLGNYSQWAYDDLMGELDHLEELSAAPDLSKKQFEKAQNRLAEAEAELLDSLNLTEDGVTYNAYRNFSDDETGKYPYGIAIEALTNGATATVQEEEGNKFLRLTTTANSGKANLFLPYAGEVKAEAGQSIVIEYKARVNSEFGYANGAMVRNDSGNDNYSMVTAFDRGNIIAQDGGSKKPVQKVSYDTWYTIKMVANWDAKTYAVYLNDEPVPVATDFVFRHTGGSMLTGQRFGIDGFANASIDFDDFKVRITDGP, from the coding sequence ATGGCCAATAAAAAGTTCCATATCCTATTGTTTTGTCTTGCCACAATGCTTATGTTTCCTCAAAAAAGTAGCGCAGAACAACCCGCGCCGGCTAATCCAAAATCGAATGCAGTGACGGATTTCTACAATGTTATCTTTCAAAATGGAGGCGATCCCTGGGTTTATAAGCATACGGACGGGTATTATTATTACACACATACGACTGGTGGGAACGTCACTGTTTGGAGGTCAAAGACGATCACTGGCATTGATGCGAGCGACAAAGCTGTAGCTTGGACACCGCCAAAAAACACAATGTACAGCTCCAATATTTGGGCGCCTGAAATCCACTATCTGGACGGCAAATGGTATATTTATTTTGCCGCTGACGACGGAAACAACGCAAATCACCGCATGTATGTTCTGGAGAACGCCAGTAGTAACCCGCTGACCGGAACTTGGGAGTTTAAAGGGCAGATTACCGACCCTAGCGACCGGTGGGCAATAGACGGTACAGTGCTGGAGATAAACGATGAACGCTATTTCGTCTGGTCCGGCTGGGAGGAAACAGATGGTAGTTTTCAAAATATTTATATTGCAAGGATGAGCAATCCATGGACCATTAGTTCGGAACGGGTACTGATTTCGACGCCAACCCATGATTGGGAAACATCCCCTGCGAGAATCAATGAAGGCCCGCAATTCACTATACGGGGAAACATGATCAACCTTGTCTATTCCGCAAATGGAAGTTGGACAGACAGTTACTGCCTCGGATTAATTACAGCCGACTTGGGTGCCGATCTGCTGGACCCCAATTCTTGGGTAAAAAAGGATGAGCCGATTTTCTCCAGCGCCAACGGCATTTACGGCCCAGGTCACCACAGTTTCACTACATCTCCTGACGGCAGCGAGGACTGGATCCTCTACCATGCCGCTCGCTGGCAAGGTTCAGGATGGACGCGCAGCATCCGGACGCAAGAGTTCACTTGGAACGCAGACGGAACACCGAACCTTGGAATGCCTGTTGATCAAAACACCCCAATTGCCTTACCTTCGGGAGAACTGAAACGGAAACGCTATGAGGCGGAGCACGCCCTGTTGGTGAAAGATCCCGAAAGCGGGACCGGTCCCAGTGTAAGGTGGGAAAGTTCTGCTTCGAGTGAGATGAAGGTTGCCAACATAAACAATGATAACGACTATGCTCAGTTTAAAATAAACGTCCCCACGGCGGGATCTTATTCGCTGTTCGTGCGTACTGCTAACGGCTCAGCCGGTGGGGGGACGGCAAATCATATTTTATCGGTAAACGGCGGGCCCGGAAGCAAGTTGAACGTTGTCTTTTCAGGTTGGAATCACTGGGGAGTCTCGACGGCGACCGTCTTCCTTGAGAAGGGCGACAATACTGTCCGTTTCACTAAAGGCGACAAGTATGCTGAAATAGATAGCATGGATGTCGTTGGACCTGTGGAAGGATTAGAATTCAGGGCCCCAGTGTACACGCTCGGTCTGAATGAAACCCTCAGCCTGCTGCCATTGATGGAAACGGTAAAGAGCGCTGCCGATGGAGTCAGCGTACGCCCCATTTCTGAAGGAGTTTCCTTCTCTGTCTCCCCCGGAAACAAGGTGGTCGAGGTGACTGATACAGAAACGGGTACGATTAAGGCGATTGGCTTGGGCAGCACTGTGATCACTGCAACCTATGGTGATTATATCGCCACAACGACGGTTACTGTCGATGCTGAGCCTGCATCTGTGCAGTCCATTGCCATCAGCGGATTGGACAATGTTATCGTCAGCGGAGAGCAGGAGCAACAACTGCAGCTATCTGCGCTCTACAGCAACTATGAAGTTCACGATGTGACAGACGATGCCACATACTCCAGCAGTAACACTGATGTGGCTACTGTTACACCTACTGGTCAGGTTCATGCTGTTCAACCGGGTGAAACGGTTATAAATGCCACGTACGGAGGCAAGGAAGTGGAGTTCAGCTTGGTGGTCGCTGAAGATCCCGATGCGTCTTCGATTCAGGTTTTTCCATTGTCGAGGGAAACGCCTTCCGGGGTGACACCAGTGCTGCCGAACAAGGTTCCGGTCGTCCATAAGGGCGAGGAGAAAGGAGTAGCCGAAGTCAATTGGAAACTTCAGGGACTTGATTTCAACTCCCTGGGCACTGTTCAAGCGACTGGCATACTGGAGGATTCAGGCATTCCACTCACCGCTAGCGTTAGAGTCGCCCCTGGATGGGGTCTAGACGAGATTGTAAATAACGCCCGCAGCAGGATTGACGATTTTTCAATTCCTATTGGCAAAGGCTTGGGAAACTATAGTCAATGGGCTTACGATGATCTTATGGGTGAGCTTGATCATCTGGAAGAGCTGTCCGCTGCCCCTGATCTGAGTAAAAAACAATTTGAAAAGGCACAGAATCGCCTTGCTGAGGCGGAAGCAGAGCTGTTAGATTCACTCAACCTTACCGAGGATGGCGTTACCTACAACGCATACCGGAACTTTTCCGATGATGAGACGGGCAAGTACCCCTATGGTATTGCCATTGAAGCACTAACCAATGGTGCTACCGCAACGGTACAAGAGGAGGAAGGGAATAAATTTCTTCGCCTAACCACAACAGCGAATTCAGGCAAAGCAAACCTCTTCTTGCCGTATGCAGGGGAAGTAAAGGCAGAGGCAGGTCAGAGCATCGTCATCGAATATAAGGCCAGAGTAAACAGCGAATTCGGTTACGCCAATGGCGCCATGGTGAGAAATGACAGCGGAAATGACAACTATTCCATGGTCACAGCTTTTGATAGAGGGAACATTATCGCGCAGGATGGAGGATCCAAGAAACCAGTCCAAAAGGTTTCATACGATACATGGTATACCATTAAAATGGTGGCAAACTGGGATGCCAAAACGTATGCCGTCTATCTAAACGATGAGCCTGTTCCTGTGGCCACTGATTTCGTCTTCCGTCATACTGGTGGCAGCATGTTGACCGGCCAGCGGTTCGGCATCGACGGGTTTGCTAACGCCTCCATCGACTTTGACGATTTCAAGGTCAGAATTACCGACGGACCGTAA
- a CDS encoding O-methyltransferase — protein sequence MVIVPLFFSRLTEHPPFDFIFIDADKLNNPRYLEWALTLSKPGTVVFADNIVREGAIVQKHTTDLRVHEVQAFVDMLANEPLVHTTAIQTVGRKGYDGFLLGIAQA from the coding sequence TTGGTCATTGTCCCTCTCTTCTTTTCTCGACTTACCGAGCATCCACCATTTGATTTTATATTTATTGACGCAGATAAGCTGAACAACCCCCGCTACCTCGAGTGGGCCCTCACATTGTCAAAGCCCGGCACTGTGGTGTTTGCCGACAACATTGTGCGTGAAGGTGCCATCGTCCAAAAGCATACAACAGACCTGCGGGTGCACGAGGTGCAAGCCTTTGTTGACATGCTCGCCAATGAACCACTCGTCCACACGACCGCCATCCAAACCGTCGGTCGTAAGGGATACGACGGTTTTCTCCTTGGCATCGCGCAAGCGTAA
- a CDS encoding LacI family DNA-binding transcriptional regulator → MATIKDIADKAGVSASTVSRVLNYDETLSVADETKKKIFQVAEELSYQKGRSRRSVANRIAFIHWVNEQEELDDIYYMAIRYGVEGRAEAKNTQLLKYVENDYASIDPNIDGIIAVGRFYEEQIERLKQVTENIVFLDFNPGDQSSDAVVVDFEHVTELVMTHFDHQGHHHIGFIGGYETFKAKFAPSQDAREKYYRSYLAERGRLDERFIFLADFSVHDGYTLMEKAIAELGDELPTAFYVANDPLAIGCLRALHEAGISVPDRVSLVGVNDINVSKYVYPSLSSVKIYTELMGETAVDLVLERIHDNRTVPKKVYLANTLILRDT, encoded by the coding sequence ATGGCTACAATTAAAGACATTGCAGACAAGGCAGGTGTGTCTGCGTCAACCGTATCAAGAGTGCTAAATTATGATGAAACACTGTCTGTCGCTGATGAGACGAAGAAAAAGATCTTCCAAGTGGCTGAAGAACTGTCCTATCAAAAGGGGCGGTCGAGAAGGTCTGTTGCCAACCGTATTGCCTTTATCCATTGGGTGAACGAACAAGAAGAACTGGATGATATCTATTATATGGCGATTCGGTATGGGGTCGAAGGCAGAGCAGAAGCAAAGAATACACAGCTACTAAAATATGTAGAGAACGATTATGCCAGCATTGATCCAAACATTGATGGCATTATTGCTGTTGGTCGTTTCTACGAAGAGCAAATTGAGCGCTTAAAGCAAGTCACTGAAAACATTGTGTTTCTAGATTTCAATCCGGGTGATCAAAGCAGCGACGCCGTAGTCGTAGACTTTGAGCACGTAACAGAGCTGGTGATGACGCATTTTGATCATCAGGGTCATCACCATATTGGGTTCATTGGCGGCTATGAAACGTTTAAAGCGAAATTTGCCCCTAGTCAAGACGCTAGAGAAAAATACTATCGGTCCTATTTGGCAGAACGAGGTCGGTTGGACGAACGCTTCATTTTTCTTGCGGACTTCTCTGTACACGACGGGTACACATTGATGGAAAAAGCGATAGCCGAGCTTGGTGATGAGTTGCCAACAGCCTTTTATGTTGCGAACGATCCACTCGCGATCGGCTGCCTGCGAGCATTGCATGAAGCAGGCATTTCTGTACCGGACCGTGTATCGCTCGTCGGTGTGAACGATATCAACGTCTCCAAATACGTCTATCCATCGTTAAGCTCAGTTAAGATTTACACAGAATTAATGGGCGAAACGGCTGTCGATCTCGTGCTTGAACGCATCCACGACAACCGCACAGTACCAAAAAAAGTGTATTTAGCCAATACGCTTATCCTGAGAGATACGTGA
- a CDS encoding DUF4870 domain-containing protein: protein MENNEITESSTNLDPKLAAMLCYLGIFITGIIFFMIEKKSRYVRYHAMQSIIVFGILSIISFVLGFIPVIGMIINLVYLVIWIVLMVSAYQGKWVKAPFASDIAERQSAKF, encoded by the coding sequence ATGGAAAACAATGAAATTACAGAGTCCTCTACCAACCTAGACCCTAAGCTCGCGGCCATGCTGTGCTACCTTGGGATCTTCATTACTGGCATCATCTTCTTTATGATTGAAAAAAAGAGTCGATACGTGCGCTACCATGCGATGCAATCGATTATAGTATTTGGCATTTTGTCGATTATCTCTTTTGTGTTGGGCTTTATTCCGGTCATAGGGATGATAATAAACCTAGTATACCTCGTCATCTGGATTGTTTTGATGGTTTCCGCGTACCAAGGAAAATGGGTCAAGGCACCATTTGCCAGTGATATCGCCGAACGCCAATCCGCCAAGTTCTAA